The Schizosaccharomyces pombe strain 972h- genome assembly, chromosome: I genome contains a region encoding:
- the slr1 gene encoding RNA-binding protein — protein MSHKEPSAAETSTVVHSEEDKAFCIGTGAVISEEREKEVLKNLQNSLTGKTAEENLNDEANHTSSDKSKSEDYQPSNVNVWALRKEKMIPKKHSHVKQEKRFSKSLQLQDPNVWPSPEIAEKQVEDRKLSDDSQKPLAPKANGKEKWVTITPNFTHTPISNRKSSRSRNDGSRRNGNGRRRGNYSSHGSNKRQTNYSREKDASRSIDSSNPSAEYRDDINNTFGSQTVSSANGKEVPQTSEDSSSQAPHHSSSSGHAPSQQGGNKHSYKKSDSQQSFHHKGRNTRKGQRHNNGFYRNIANNIQGPFPNYPVVVNGNGVNPYLCDVQAFLTSQLEYYFSIENLCKDMFLRKHMDDEGYVPLAFLASFNRIKSFSTDLNLLHAACKASDIIDVAIDLQSPMSIKVRRKETWSPWILPSESRLKFEMAKYPQINSSSSMSPLASSISNLTISPPFIPSSVDSIIKRDVQTEVEDKLTV, from the coding sequence atgtctcATAAAGAACCAAGTGCTGCTGAAACTTCTACGGTTGTCCATTCTGAAGAAGACAAAGCCTTTTGTATAGGTACTGGTGCTGTAATTTCAGAAGAGCgtgaaaaagaagtattgaaaaatttacaaaactcCTTAACGGGAAAAACCGCTGAGGAGAATTTAAATGATGAAGCCAATCATACCTCTTCagataaaagcaaaagcgAGGATTATCAGCCTTCAAACGTGAACGTTTGGGCGCttcgaaaagaaaaaatgatacCTAAAAAGCATAGTCATGtgaaacaagaaaaaagattttccaaaagtttACAGCTTCAGGATCCAAATGTTTGGCCTAGCCCTGAAATAGCTGAAAAACAGGTTGAAGATAGGAAATTGTCAGATGATTCACAAAAGCCTTTAGCACCCAAAGCTAATGGAAAGGAGAAATGGGTTACGATTACCCCAAATTTCACGCATACACCTATCAGCAACCGCAAAAGTAGTCGTTCAAGAAATGATGGCTCACGCAGAAACGGAAATGGAAGACGTAGAGGAAATTATTCTTCTCATGGGTCCAACAAACGACAAACTAATTATTCACGAGAAAAAGACGCTTCACGTTCAATCGATTCATCAAACCCATCAGCTGAATATCGTGATGATATAAATAACACTTTTGGTTCCCAAACTGTGTCAAGTGCCAATGGTAAAGAAGTGCCTCAGACTTCGGAAGATTCCAGTTCTCAAGCCCCTCATCACTCTTCCTCTTCAGGTCATGCTCCGTCTCAGCAAGGTGGTAATAAGCattcatataaaaaatccGACTCTCAACAATCCTTCCATCACAAGGGAAGAAATACACGTAAAGGACAACGACATAATAATGGTTTCTACCGAAACATTGCCAATAATATACAAGGTCCATTTCCAAACTATCCTGTCGTCGTCAATGGTAATGGCGTTAATCCTTACCTTTGTGATGTCCAAGCATTTCTCACTTCACAACTAGAGTATTATTTTTCGATTGAAAACTTGTGCAAAGATATGTTTCTTCGTAAACATATGGACGATGAAGGTTACGTTCCTTTAGCATTTTTGGCTTCCTTCAATCGAATTAAGAGCTTTTCTACAGATTTGAATCTTTTACATGCAGCTTGCAAGGCTTCAGATATTATTGATGTTGCTATTGATCTCCAGTCTCCTATGTCCATTAAGGTTAGAAGAAAGGAAACTTGGTCTCCTTGGATTTTACCTTCAGAGTCACGCTTGAAGTTTGAAATGGCCAAGTATCCTCAGATAAACTCTAGCTCCAGCATGTCCCCTCTTGCCAGTTCCATTTCAAATTTGACAATTTCTCCTCCATTCATTCCTTCTTCTGTGGAttcaattataaaaagagATGTTCAAACTGAGGTTGAGGATAAACTTACTGTTtag
- the sft2 gene encoding transport protein Sft2, whose product MEGSFQSRLQSIIQRTGETTAESTNSWYNRLRTSMPWSNDYTEIPTNASGGNSYFQSSEFSLSRWERYMLFGICLLGSLACYAIACFMFPVLVLKPRKFVLLWTMGSLLAVLGFAIVQGFVAHFRQLTTMERLPITLSYFVTLLATIIATIKIKSTILSIVFGVLHILSFVAYLIAFFPFGTRTVSLGTRMASRSLSNWLP is encoded by the exons atgGAAGGA AGTTTTCAGTCTCGTCTGCAATCTATAATTCAACGAACTGGTGAAACGACAGCTGAATCGACTAATTCTTGGTATAATAGGTTAAGAACCTCAATGCCATGGTCAAATGACTATACAGAAATCCCTACAAATGCATCAGGTGGAAattcttattttcaaaGCTCAGAATTTAGTTTATCTAGATGGGAAAGGTATATGCTGTTTGGCATATGCCTTCTAGGAAGTTTAGCATGCTACGCGATTGCTTGTTTTATGTTTCCTGTTTTAGTACTGAAGCCTCGAAAGTTCGTATTGTTGTGGACTATGGGAAGTTTGTTGGCAGTTCTGGG CTTTGCAATTGTTCAAGGTTTCGTAGCTCATTTTCGACAATTAACTACTATGGAAAGATTGCCTATTACGCTATCATATTTTGTTACTCTATTAGCTACTATCATTGCGACCATTAAAATCAAGTCTACTATTCTTAGCATCGTTTTTGGAGTCTTACATATATTATCATTTGTTGCGTATTTGATTGCGTTCTTCCCATTTGGAACAAGAACGGTATCCCTTGGCACTAGAATGGCATCTCGGTCTCTTTCGAACTGGTTGCCCTGA
- the sec72 gene encoding Sec7 domain-containing protein sec72 has translation MQDASEPVINMPALPMNSVNEQHDRHEDLPEVGTTSVTKIINDSDNEDDENGMDLGRVASESLEGDAVVSIDINTEDSSLSPAKQENEKSPEGIEQKYQEEDLKDDKKSNETIATPVPDAASRASLEKQKSGLTNLEKSTHVVLIKCIEQLIQIKVCMKNEKMKNLMEQLKPLLQTECQFDKFLIVELFQYCFESSQDEVMNISLDTISKLASFAYFSSKDKTPASFGPPKSLLQCMVDMVCDSINDEVVDGNLQLNVVKALSAFILCSEQDSMLHGAILLNSVRKLFNVFLLGDSDTIQSVAQASLTQAVTVVYERLRASHTQSNSTSALPEEDASVTENWVHDEDEPDKKITLHSMASAGTSSLDHVKVDADDPAVTSVENSSIQDAFLVFRSMCRLAVRQTSPDKVSNIRSQAMRAKLISLHLIYRILEKNSDLFMDPTLQFRGIPALKGMTLVHASRQYICLVLSRNAVSPVPQVFEVCCDIFYLMVFSLRAHFKQEIEVFFREVYFPMLDLKNTSYNQKLHTLLIIQRICLNPRALVELYINYDCDRSSTTNVFEQLLFSISKVTTNGPSETISEDIEEILPSLESSERSSTPFLNTNSASLKSEVVQLTTFSDFQLKLKTLQCVLDILQSLSNWAESGLYLSRRGVSTDEQGFVGDYDALSRSDTPVTNPYYNGKQSFEANSHSSSSIALADPSQFESNKQRKKLLRTCINKFNYKPTRGLKMLSENEYVDINDPKAIAEFLFRADGIDKTTLGDYLGEGDEKSISVMHEFIDCLSFINLKFVDALRRLLQCFRLPGEAQKIDRIMLKFSERYMKENPSAFANADTAYILAYSIILLNTDLHSPRIKNKMTKEDFIKNNRGINDGADLDEDYLGFVYDDILKNEIAMKDDQELAAIAPLMNNFSTSSGFTTFTSNGRDLQRVACIQASEEMANKATSVLKKLLYQQKHGSQKTNVYYNATHFEHIGPMLEATWMPILAALSNPLQNSDYVNELNMCLDGFQLVVRIACLFDLDLIRDAFIKTLTNFTNLHSTSEIKLRNTMVIKTLLRIASTEGNNLKDSWKDILTIISQLERVQLIGVGVDETEVPDVINARVRRKNVNIGSSNSIRHVSGSTSRSTRTRSLSKPLSPEAVSELMSTEVVLSIDRIFTQTSSLSGSAIVSFFKALCEVSWDEITSSSDLEQPRLYSLQKLVEISYYNMQRIRVEWSSIWNVLGRFFNMVGSDENRHVAVFALDSLRQLSMHFLEIEELSLFSFQKEFLKPFEYVMASDTVVEVKELVLQCVKQMIQAKISKIKSGWKTLFGVFTFAAKARSEILISMTFDTLVNLFSEHYDTLMQQNCLIDMLISFTELCKNGTNQKISLQSLEIIREVYSSLSTMIKEGLSSKPSVNETFSKYVFPVLFAYYDIIMSAEDLEVRSRALQNLFYIFLEESDDFTEETWEVVSRKFIFPIFSIFGPEADEATVMLRDEEIRTWQSTTLVEALRSLVTLLTRRFDKLHNLLKGYLWLFSNCICRDNITLSRIGTNCMQQLLSGNAYRFEVKDWNLVADMFIELFKETTPHQLLLLETFSNGQGAPVYSENENTQLSHKRGGSLPETSRSISTSSISPEKQMEFRSMIRKCILQLLLISIVAELLDNEEVFNHIPHEHVLKITVAIYDSWQFARKFNEDKSLRITLLNVGFMKQLPNLLRQETASALLYITLLFRLLKTRDPLGKTETDQKIHKLLFPVCAEMLDMYASLVVEKHTRNHAAWQPVIATILDSILNLPLELFSENIHTLYFSCCSMIAKENLDDQLRELLKNYFNRVGHILLNLNAQQE, from the coding sequence ATGCAGGATGCCTCTGAACCTGTGATCAATATGCCTGCTCTGCCTATGAACTCCGTGAATGAGCAACATGACAGACACGAAGATCTTCCAGAAGTTGGAACAACATCAGTTactaaaattattaatgatTCTGACAACgaagatgatgaaaatgGTATGGATCTCGGTCGTGTTGCTTCTGAAAGTTTAGAAGGCGATGCTGTGGTAAGTATTGATATAAATACAGAAGATTCGTCGTTGTCGCCAGCGAAACaagaaaacgaaaagaGTCCCGAAGGAATCGAGCAGAAATATCAAGAAGAAGACTTGAAAGACGACAAAAAATCCAATGAAACTATCGCGACGCCTGTACCTGACGCTGCATCGAGGGCCAGTTtggaaaagcaaaaatcaGGTTTAAccaatttggaaaaatccACTCATGTAGTGCTTATAAAGTGCATCGAGCAGCTTatacaaataaaagtttGTATGAAGAACgagaagatgaagaatttAATGGAGCAACTAAAACCTCTTCTACAAACCGAATGTCAGTTtgacaaatttttgatagtAGAGTTATTTCAGTACTGCTTTGAATCCAGTCAAGATGAAGTTATGAACATTTCTTTAGACACTATTTCTAAACTTGCTTCATTCGcctatttttcttcaaaagataAAACACCTGCCTCATTTGGGCCCCCTAAATCCCTTCTACAGTGTATGGTTGATATGGTATGCGATAGTATCAATGATGAAGTTGTTGATGGAAATCTGCAATTGAATGTTGTAAAAGCTTTATCTGCCTTTATCTTATGTTCTGAGCAGGATAGTATGCTTCATGGAGCGATATTATTGAATTCTGTTCGTAAACTCTTTAATGTCTTTCTTCTCGGGGATAGTGATACTATACAGTCAGTTGCTCAAGCTTCTTTGACTCAGGCTGTCACTGTAGTCTATGAACGATTACGCGCGAGCCACACTCAGTCGAACTCTACATCTGCTTTACCGGAAGAAGATGCATCGGTGACGGAAAATTGGGTTCACGATGAGGATGAGCCTGACAAGAAAATTACTCTTCATTCTATGGCATCTGCTGGCACTTCATCATTAGATCATGTTAAAGTTGACGCAGATGACCCAGCTGTCACCAGTGTTGAGAATTCCTCTATCCAAGACGCGTTTTTAGTGTTCCGATCCATGTGTCGACTTGCTGTCAGACAAACCTCGCCTGATAAAGTCAGTAATATCAGATCTCAAGCTATGCGCGCGAAATTAATTAGTCTCCATCTTATATATCgcattttagaaaaaaatagtgaCTTATTCATGGATCCTACTCTCCAATTTCGTGGTATCCCAGCACTTAAAGGAATGACCCTTGTTCATGCCTCCCGTCAATATATTTGCCTAGTATTATCTCGCAATGCTGTAAGTCCTGTTCCCCAGGTGTTTGAAGTCTGTTGTgacattttttatcttatggttttttctttgcgTGCCCACTTCAAACAGGAAATTGAAGTGTTTTTTCGAGAAGTTTATTTTCCGATGTTAGACCTCAAGAACACCTCCTACAATCAGAAGCTCCATACCTTGTTAATCATCCAGAGAATCTGTCTTAATCCAAGAGCTCTTGTAGAGTTGTATATAAATTACGATTGTGATCGTTCTTCCACTACCAACGTTTTCGAACAATTGCTGTTTTCAATCTCAAAAGTTACTACCAATGGTCCTTCGGAAACGATATCCGAagatattgaagaaattctTCCTTCTTTAGAATCTTCTGAACGGAGTAGTACCCCTTTTCTAAATACGAACTCTGCTTCGTTAAAGTCCGAAGTGGTTCAACTTACCACATTTAGcgattttcaattgaagcTAAAGACTTTGCAATGCGTCCTTGACATTTTGCAATCTTTATCAAATTGGGCCGAAAGTGGTCTTTATTTATCTCGCCGAGGTGTGTCAACGGATGAGCAAGGTTTTGTTGGAGATTATGATGCGCTTTCCAGGTCTGATACTCCTGTGACGAATCCTTATTATAACGGAAAACAATCGTTTGAAGCAAATTCCCATAGCAGTAGTTCTATCGCACTTGCAGATCCTTCACAATTTGAATCAAACAAACAACGAAAGAAGCTATTACGGACTTGTATAAACAAGTTCAATTACAAACCTACTAGAGGTCTTAAGATGCTTtcagaaaatgaatatgtTGACATAAATGATCCTAAAGCTATCGCTGAATTTCTGTTTCGTGCTGATGGTATTGACAAAACTACTTTAGGAGATTACTTAGGAGAAGGGGATGAGAAAAGTATTTCCGTGATGCatgaatttattgattgtttatcttttataaatttaaagtttGTAGACGCTTTACGTCGTCTATTGCAGTGTTTCAGACTACCCGGTGAAGCCCAAAAAATTGATCGAATTATGCTGAAATTTTCCGAAAGGTATATGAAGGAGAATCCGTCTGCATTCGCTAATGCTGATACTGCCTACATTCTTGCTTATTCTATAATATTGCTTAATACTGATTTGCATTCTCCTCgtattaaaaacaaaatgacAAAAGAAGacttcattaaaaataatcgTGGAATTAATGACGGTGCTGATTTAGATGAAGACTATCTTGGTTTTGTATATGATGACAttcttaaaaatgaaattgctATGAAAGATGATCAAGAACTCGCAGCGATTGCTCCtttaatgaataatttCAGCACATCTAGTGGATTCACCACATTTACTTCTAATGGACGAGATCTGCAAAGAGTAGCTTGTATTCAAGCTTCGGAGGAAATGGCTAATAAGGCTACAAGTGTGCTAAAAAAGCTATTGTATCAACAGAAACATGGATcacaaaaaacaaatgtttaTTACAATGCTACTCATTTTGAACATATAGGTCCCATGCTTGAGGCTACTTGGATGCCTATACTTGCTGCTCTTTCAAACCCTTTACAAAATTCTGATTATGTTAATGAACTTAATATGTGTCTTGATGGATTTCAGCTTGTTGTCCGTATAGCTTGTCTCTTTGACCTTGACCTTATTCGAGACgcttttataaaaactCTGACTAATTTTACTAATCTGCATTCTACCAGTGAAATCAAATTACGTAATACTATGGttataaaaacattactGAGAATTGCATCTACCGAAGGtaataatttgaaagattcTTGGAAAGATATCCTTACTATTATAAGTCAACTAGAACGCGTGCAACTGATTGGTGTTGGTGTCGATGAAACAGAAGTACCTGATGTTATAAATGCACGTGTTCGTCGAAAGAATGTGAACATTGGTTCTTCAAACTCAATTCGGCATGTTAGTGGAAGTACTTCTCGTTCGACTAGAACTCGCTCACTATCTAAACCTTTATCCCCAGAGGCAGTTTCAGAACTAATGTCCACTGAGGTAGTGTTGAGCATTGATAGAATATTTACCCAAACATCTTCTCTTTCTGGCTCTGCGATAGTATCATTCTTTAAAGCATTATGTGAAGTTTCTTGGGATGAAATAACATCTTCTAGTGATTTGGAGCAGCCAAGGCTATATAGTCTACAAAAGCTGGTTGAGATATCCTATTATAACATGCAAAGGATTAGAGTGGAATGGTCATCAATTTGGAACGTTTTGGGTAGATTCTTCAACATGGTGGGTAGTGATGAGAATAGGCATGTTGCTGTTTTTGCATTGGATTCCCTGAGGCAGCTTTCTATGCATTTTCTCGAAATTGAGGAGTTGTCTCTCTTTTCCTTTCAGAAAGAATTCCTTAAGCCATTTGAGTACGTTATGGCTTCCGATACCGTAGTAGAAGTCAAAGAACTTGTTTTACAATGTGTTAAGCAAATGATTCAAGctaaaatttccaaaataaaatctgGATGGAAAACTTTGTTTGGCGTTTTTACATTTGCGGCTAAGGCTAGAAGCgaaatattaatttctATGACTTTTGATACCCTTGTCAATCTTTTTTCCGAGCATTATGATACTTTAATGCAGcaaaattgtttgataGATATGTTGATATCCTTCACTGAATTATGCAAAAATGGAACAAACCAGAAAATCTCTTTACAAAGTTTGGAAATTATTAGAGAAGTTTATTCAAGTCTTTCAACTATGATAAAGGAAGGACTTAGTTCCAAGCCTTCAGTAAATGAgacattttctaaatatgTTTTCCCAGTTTTATTTGCATATTATGATATAATAATGTCAGCTGAAGACTTGGAAGTAAGGTCAAGAGCTCTTCAAAacttattttatatattctTAGAAGAGTCTGATGATTTCACTGAAGAAACTTGGGAAGTTGTTTCACGAAAATTTATATTCCCGATATTCTCAATATTTGGACCAGAAGCGGATGAAGCGACTGTTATGTTAAGGGATGAGGAGATCAGGACTTGGCAATCTACTACTCTTGTTGAAGCGTTACGAAGTCTCGTCACTTTGTTAACACGCCGTTTTGACAAACTTCACAATTTGCTAAAAGGTTATCTATGGTTATTTAGCAATTGCATTTGTAGAGATAATATTACACTTTCTCGCATAGGAACAAATTGTATGCAGCAGCTACTTTCTGGAAATGCGTATAGGTTTGAAGTTAAAGATTGGAATCTGGTCGCTGATATGTTTATTGAGTTATTCAAGGAAACCACCCCTCATCAGCTTCTTCTTCTAGAAACATTTTCCAATGGGCAAGGAGCCCCTGTTTACTccgaaaatgaaaatactCAATTGAGCCATAAGCGAGGCGGTTCTCTACCGGAAACTTCTCGTTCAATTTCGACATCCTCAATTTCCCCTGAGAAACAGATGGAGTTCCGTTCAATGATTCGAAAATGTATTCTTCAACTACTTTTAATAAGTATTGTTGCTGAATTGTTAGATAACGAGGAAGTTTTTAATCATATCCCCCATGAACATGTATTGAAAATAACTGTGGCTATTTACGACTCATGGCAGTTTGCTCGCAAGTTTAATGAAGACAAATCTTTACGTATTACGCTTTTGAACGTTGGATTTATGAAGCAACTCCCTAATTTATTGAGACAAGAAACGGCTAGTGCATTGTTGTACATCACTTTGCTCTTCCGCTTATTAAAAACCAGAGACCCTTTAGGTAAAACAGAAACGGATCAGAAAATTCAtaaacttctttttccgGTTTGTGCCGAAATGCTGGATATGTATGCTTCCTTGGTTGTTGAGAAACATACGCGTAACCATGCTGCATGGCAGCCTGTCATTGCTACAATCCTGGACAGTATACTGAATCTTCCTTTAGAATTATTTTCCGAAAACATTCACActctttacttttcttGTTGTTCTATGATTGCAAAGGAGAACCTTGATGATCAACTTAGAGAACTActtaaaaattactttaatCGTGTGGGTCACATTCTATTAAACCTGAATGCCCAACAGGAATAA
- the tsn1 gene encoding translin, whose protein sequence is MNKSIFIQLQDQIDKEHSIREKLTAEVDLLDEKLRVLQLLLANCEQNLENQEEILEALEIIKSKTRGLAELASNFPYYKYNGVWDRSIQKVVYLYLLASWTGRLDKSLRPTYSLLSLSEVGQILQVPVFPEESTFHLSIEQYLHAVLSLCSELARQSVNSVISGNYHIPFEALNTIQKVHSSFQVLSLKNDSLRRHFDGLKYDLKRSEDVVYDLRIHKLV, encoded by the exons ATGAATaaatcaatatttattCAGCTACAAGATCAAATTGATAAAGAACATAGTATTCGGGAG AAACTGACTGCAGAGGTCGATTTGTTAGACGAAAAGTTAAGAGTTTTGCAACTTCTCTTGGCAAACTGTGAACAAA atttagaaaatcaGGAAGAAATTTTAGAAGCTCTTGAGAtcattaaaagcaaaaccAGAGGATTAGCAGAATTGGCATCGAATTTTCCatactataaatataaCGGAGTCTGGGATCGATCAATTCAGAaagttgtttatttatatttgcTAGCTTCCTGGACCGGTCGTTTAGATAAAAGTTTAAGACCCACGTACAGCCTTCTATCGCTTTCCGAAGTTGGTCAAATTTTGCAAG TCCCGGTTTTTCCAGAAGAGTCCActtttcatctttcaaTTGAGCAATATTTGCACGCAGTACTATCTCTGTGTTCTGAACTG GCTCGTCAATCTGTAAACTCAGTAATATCTGGAAACTATCATATTCCATTTGAGGCCCTAAATACTATTCAAAAAGttcattcttcttttcaagTACTCTCTTTGAAAAACGACTCCTTAAGAAGACATTTCGATGGATTAAAATATGATTTGAAAAGATCTGAGGACG TTGTTTATGATCTTCGGATACATAAATTGGTTTAA
- the kti12 gene encoding elongator complex-associated protein Kti2: MPLIIVSGYPSSGKTTRSNELKKALEDRIHQNIDNTKDYRVIIINDESLNIEKETYRESKNEKAARGLLYSAVQRELSKSTFVICDALNYIKGFRYQLYCESKSMYTTHCVIHVAVPQDLCRKFNSNKEQPYPDDVLEQLMFRYEEPNGMTRWDSPLFTVLHDDASCPIDDIWSVLIHNKNVKPNQATMVKPPAEVNYLYELDKTTQDVIMLILDNSNDTSLITVPGSKLQIALPSVTVSLPLLQRLRRQFIQINRQQSYNTNVLKEMFVEFLNGQFETLD; encoded by the exons atgccATTAATAATTGTTTCAGGTTATCCATCTTCAGGGAAAACAACGAGGTCAAATGAACTTAAAAAGGCTTTAGAAGATCgaattcatcaaaatatCGACAATACAAAGGATTATCGGGTGATAATAATAAACGATGAGAGTTTaaacattgaaaaagaaacatatCGAG AGTCCAAGAACGAAAAGGCCGCTCGTGGCCTTCTCTATTCTGCTGTTCAGCGTGAACTTTCAAAATCTACATTCGTAATTTGCGATGCCTTGAATTACATAAAAGGATTTCGATACCAGTTATATTGTGAATCAAAGTCTATGTACACAACTCATTGTGTGATTCATGTTGCTGTTCCTCAAGATTTATGTCGAAAATTCAATAGTAACAAGGAACAGCCGTATCCTGACGATGTTCTTGAGCAATTAATGTTTCGTTATGAAGAACCGAATGGAATGACACGATGGGATTCCCCTTTATTTACTGTCTTGCACGATGATGCTTCTTGTCCTATCGATGACATCTGGTCAGTTCTTATTCATAACAAAAATGTCAAGCCTAACCAAGCTACAATGGTAAAACCTCCAGCTGAAGTCAACTATTTATATGAATTAGATAAAACTACTCAAGACGTAATCATGCTTATACTGGATAATTCCAACGATACCTCCTTGATTACTGTACCAGGGAGCAAACTTCAAATCGCATTACCCAGTGTTACAGTATCTCTTCCTTTACTTCAAAGATTGCGCCGTCAATTTATCCAAATTAACCGGCAACAATCATATAATACCAATGTTCTCAAGGAAATGTTTGtcgaatttttaaatggtCAATTTGAAACCTTGGACTGA